One window of the Thermococcus sp. P6 genome contains the following:
- a CDS encoding cytochrome C biogenesis protein CcdA produces MKGEVKGLVVILLASFGISTLALYLLGMVNFLPEFLALAMSDSINPCTFVVYTMLLIAISVREVSKKRLYLIGTTFIGAVYVSYYLLGVGLLYFAGLIPVWVAGIVAIAFGVYTVVTGLVERSRIGDKGRIRRMLFGRDATIIGALTLGITVSTTLLPCSAGSYLVYAILISGAGRRLALLLLGLYNLIFVLPLFVILLVMGSLVESKNFSRMMVRHGRELSVMAGMLLIAVGLWVLTGSSP; encoded by the coding sequence ATGAAGGGTGAGGTAAAGGGACTGGTTGTCATTCTGCTCGCCTCTTTCGGGATAAGCACGCTCGCACTTTACCTCCTCGGCATGGTGAACTTTCTGCCGGAGTTCCTCGCCCTCGCGATGAGCGACTCCATAAACCCCTGCACCTTCGTCGTCTACACGATGCTCCTCATAGCGATCTCCGTCAGGGAGGTATCGAAGAAGAGGCTCTACCTCATAGGGACAACCTTCATCGGCGCGGTTTACGTTTCCTACTACCTCCTCGGGGTCGGCCTCCTCTACTTCGCCGGCCTCATCCCCGTCTGGGTCGCCGGGATTGTGGCCATAGCCTTTGGTGTCTACACGGTGGTAACAGGTCTCGTTGAGAGATCCCGCATAGGCGATAAGGGGAGGATCCGGCGGATGCTGTTCGGCCGTGACGCAACCATCATCGGGGCCCTCACCCTCGGGATTACGGTCTCGACGACCCTTCTTCCCTGCTCCGCCGGAAGCTACCTCGTCTACGCCATACTGATCTCCGGAGCCGGAAGGAGGCTCGCCCTTCTCCTCCTCGGCCTCTACAACCTGATCTTCGTCCTTCCCCTGTTCGTCATACTCCTCGTCATGGGGAGCCTCGTGGAGAGCAAGAACTTCTCCCGGATGATGGTGCGGCACGGGAGGGAGCTCTCCGTTATGGCCGGGATGCTCCTCATAGCCGTGGGGCTCTGGGTGCTTACGGGATCCTCACCCTGA
- a CDS encoding CGP-CTERM sorting domain-containing protein, with translation MKRMALLFTALLMLSTVSYALAEAGVDPNRIHFYMYGMATCPHCKRMKEEIPEIYGENSLTYYELLNNDENERLFSAQYNYTGIAGVPAIGIAYDGKLVAIVEGEYNVSATPDIVRTALENNGLLLFVGGKAYIIKNETVTRKLQEIYVEHRLPGEDGTKTPGNGGTCGPGTMVALALLPVFLRKRR, from the coding sequence ATGAAGAGGATGGCTCTGTTGTTCACGGCCCTGCTGATGCTCTCGACGGTTTCCTACGCCCTCGCTGAAGCCGGGGTCGATCCAAACAGGATTCACTTTTACATGTACGGCATGGCGACCTGTCCCCACTGTAAGCGCATGAAGGAGGAGATACCCGAAATCTACGGCGAGAACAGCCTGACCTACTACGAACTGCTCAACAACGATGAAAACGAACGGCTCTTCTCGGCCCAGTACAACTACACGGGAATAGCCGGGGTTCCGGCCATAGGGATAGCCTACGACGGGAAACTCGTGGCGATAGTCGAGGGAGAATACAACGTCTCGGCCACACCCGATATCGTAAGGACGGCCCTTGAGAACAACGGCCTGCTGCTCTTCGTGGGGGGCAAGGCTTACATAATAAAGAACGAAACGGTAACCCGGAAGCTTCAGGAGATATACGTCGAGCACAGGCTGCCCGGGGAGGATGGGACAAAAACCCCCGGCAACGGTGGCACCTGCGGGCCGGGTACGATGGTGGCACTCGCCCTTCTTCCGGTCTTTCTCAGGAAAAGGCGTTAA